The Notamacropus eugenii isolate mMacEug1 chromosome Y, mMacEug1.pri_v2, whole genome shotgun sequence genome includes a window with the following:
- the LOC140516610 gene encoding LOW QUALITY PROTEIN: probable RNA polymerase II nuclear localization protein SLC7A6OS (The sequence of the model RefSeq protein was modified relative to this genomic sequence to represent the inferred CDS: inserted 1 base in 1 codon), with amino-acid sequence GVAPMVPQVRWKCGASPNEFLMLAFKQLQMGASEEGAEVVEPGSLEENILKLATTGLSRDDLVQKHARQAMTREKATRALTPSLESHPRMRYELLTAKLLTWQDDRHPLLSKSQAAYEQGEATLPAVGSAGRADTDKPDSEAATQTSQRGGTKKFQLRHIIHDDAVQIETLSIPATCPEKSHPHVIISSSFRVIRELQAVCKDGKGTEHRDKEEADYDYDLKDVETSAPGLTENKLLXQSYSQECKLEADDQAEEIEEDDDEEEDENNEEEGSNDRESSGGSDEEYGSLTDEERSVIRPRKWNKYPCDVLQEFDYDGSQDFDSD; translated from the exons ggtgtggcgcccatgGTGCCTCAGGTGAGATGGAAGTGCGGCGCGAGTCCCAACGAGTTCCTGATGCTGGCGTTTAAACAACTACAGATGGGGGCCTCCGAAGAGGGGGCAGAGGTGGTGGAGCCAGGGTCCCTCGAGGAGAACATCTTGAAGTTGGCGACAACGGGGCTCTCCCGGGATGACCTTGTTCAGAAGCATGCCAGACAAGCCATGaccagagagaaggccaccagagccctgactccttctctggaaagccatccgAGAATGCGTTACGAACTCCTCACTGCAAAGCTGCTGACCTGGCAAGATGACCGCCATCCCCTGCTCTCTAAAAGCCAGGCCGCATATGAACAGGGAGAAGCAACCTTGCCAGCTGTGGGGTCTGCTGGCAGGGCTGACACAGACAAGCCAGACTCTGAAGCTGCCACACAAActtcacagagaggaggcactaAAAAATTCCAACTCCGTCATATCATTCATGATGATGCTGTTCAGATAGAGACCCTCTCCATTCCTGCTACCTGCCCTGAGAAATCTCATCCACATGTGATCATTTCTAGTTCATTCAGGGTGATCCGGGAGCTACAGGCCGTCTGCAAGGATGGAAAAGGAACAGAGCATCGAGACAAGGAAGAAGCAGACTATGATTATGACCTAAAGGACGTGGAGACGTCTGCGCCAGGATTGACTGAAAATAAACTGC GACAGTCCTACAGTCAGGAGTGCAAGCTGGAAGCAGATGATCAAGCAGAGGAaattgaagaagatgatgatgaagaagaagatgaaaacaatgaggaagaaggaagcaatGACCGAGAGAGCAGTGGAGGGTCTGATGAAGAATATGGCAGtttgactgatgaggaaagaagtgtcaTTAGACCAAGGAAATGGAACAAATATCCTTgtgatgtgctccaagagtttgactatgacggctcccaggactttgATTCTGACTGA